Proteins co-encoded in one Flavobacterium fluviale genomic window:
- a CDS encoding chromate resistance protein ChrB domain-containing protein yields the protein MKWITRERPKIDRIACPWLIKRFVDKDAEFIYVPYNIVLAKAKELSAIPFDIPDVEYTHYNEQCTFDFIIKKHKINDPAISIIADIVRGADTDRHDIAKEAAGLWAVSAGLSYNIQDDHKLLESGMVIYDALYSWATHLYKQNHLQNSPFENLLHEVYNKFLKEKKSANKTPSWVKDLKEIIQDQIDAQFAFDLKKISNDLDLNPSYLSREFSKYFEDLNFGEYVRKLRIEKAINLIENSTYSLTEIAYMTGFSDQSHFTRIFKLHTGKNPSSYRKKIQKSNSDTKGK from the coding sequence ATAGACCGAATCGCATGTCCGTGGCTGATTAAGAGATTTGTGGATAAGGATGCAGAATTTATTTATGTTCCGTATAATATTGTTTTGGCGAAAGCCAAAGAACTGAGTGCTATTCCGTTTGATATTCCCGATGTTGAATATACACATTACAATGAGCAATGTACTTTTGATTTTATTATAAAAAAACATAAGATTAACGATCCTGCTATTTCAATTATAGCAGATATTGTTCGTGGGGCTGATACAGACAGACATGATATTGCTAAAGAAGCGGCGGGGCTTTGGGCTGTTTCTGCTGGACTTTCTTATAATATTCAGGATGATCATAAATTATTGGAATCAGGAATGGTAATTTATGACGCTTTATACAGTTGGGCAACGCATTTGTATAAGCAGAATCATCTGCAAAACAGTCCTTTTGAGAATTTACTGCATGAAGTTTATAATAAGTTTTTAAAAGAAAAAAAATCTGCCAATAAAACACCATCCTGGGTTAAGGATTTAAAAGAAATTATTCAGGATCAAATTGACGCTCAGTTTGCTTTTGATTTAAAGAAAATTTCAAACGACCTTGATTTGAATCCGTCTTATCTGTCAAGAGAATTCTCCAAATATTTTGAAGATTTGAATTTTGGAGAATATGTTAGAAAACTCCGTATTGAAAAAGCGATAAATCTGATTGAAAATTCGACTTATTCATTAACAGAAATCGCGTATATGACTGGTTTCTCAGATCAAAGTCATTTTACTAGAATTTTCAAGCTTCATACGGGCAAAAATCCATCCTCTTATCGAAAAAAAATACAGAAAAGTAATTCAGATACAAAAGGTAAATAA
- a CDS encoding chromate transporter, whose protein sequence is MQTNPVYSLKQITLYFLKLGTTGFGGPVALVGYMYKDLVENRKWVSEEEYKQGLALAQLAPGPLAAQLGIYLGFVHYGFLGATLVGFAFILPSFIMVILLGIIYKIFGGLSWIQAVFYGVGATVVGIIALSSYKLTLKSVGEFSFNSLKSKWLLWLFFILAVTVTFITEKEHVLLFIAAGLLYMIIKAPPNWWNSKTTNFIIIFQMVVWDFEESNLLKLGIFFAKAGTFVFGSGLAIVPFLHSGVVLENQWLTEQQFLDSVAVAMITPGPVVITVGFIGYLVDGFLGAVVAALATFLPCYLFTILLAPYFKKIAENKSVKAFVEGITAVVVGALVGSVIIIAKRSIIDVPSSLIAAITILVLLFYKKVKEPYLILAAGIVGVIIKLI, encoded by the coding sequence ATGCAAACGAATCCAGTATACAGCTTAAAGCAAATAACCCTATATTTTCTTAAACTTGGTACGACAGGTTTTGGCGGCCCTGTTGCATTAGTAGGTTATATGTATAAAGATTTGGTCGAAAACCGTAAATGGGTTTCAGAAGAAGAATACAAGCAGGGTTTGGCTTTAGCCCAGTTAGCACCCGGTCCGCTCGCAGCGCAATTAGGAATTTATTTGGGTTTTGTTCATTATGGATTTTTAGGCGCAACCTTAGTTGGTTTTGCTTTTATACTTCCATCGTTTATAATGGTAATCTTGTTAGGAATTATTTATAAAATATTTGGAGGTTTATCATGGATACAAGCCGTTTTTTATGGTGTTGGCGCCACAGTTGTTGGTATTATTGCGCTCAGTTCGTATAAGCTTACATTAAAATCGGTAGGTGAGTTCAGCTTTAATTCTCTTAAATCAAAATGGCTGTTGTGGCTATTTTTTATTCTGGCGGTTACAGTAACATTCATAACAGAAAAAGAACATGTACTACTCTTTATCGCTGCCGGACTTTTGTATATGATTATAAAAGCTCCTCCTAATTGGTGGAATTCAAAGACAACAAATTTTATTATAATTTTTCAGATGGTCGTATGGGATTTTGAAGAATCTAATTTATTAAAATTGGGTATTTTCTTTGCCAAAGCAGGGACATTTGTTTTTGGCAGCGGACTGGCAATTGTTCCTTTTCTGCATTCCGGAGTTGTATTGGAAAATCAATGGCTAACCGAGCAACAGTTTTTAGATTCAGTTGCAGTCGCTATGATCACACCGGGGCCAGTTGTAATAACAGTTGGGTTTATTGGATATTTAGTTGATGGTTTTCTAGGAGCAGTTGTTGCGGCTTTAGCAACATTTTTACCTTGCTATTTGTTTACGATTCTTTTGGCACCATATTTTAAAAAAATTGCAGAAAATAAATCAGTCAAGGCATTTGTCGAAGGAATTACTGCTGTAGTTGTGGGTGCATTGGTCGGTTCTGTAATTATTATAGCAAAAAGAAGTATTATAGATGTCCCTTCATCACTAATTGCTGCAATAACTATTTTAGTTTTACTTTTTTACAAAAAAGTCAAGGAGCCTTACCTTATTTTAGCAGCTGGCATTGTGGGGGTAATCATCAAGCTAATATAG
- a CDS encoding HD domain-containing protein encodes MIDNYRDNYYGSILDPLHGDIKLSEIEKWIIKQPIFTRLRRVKQNTFLYYVFPSANHTRFEHSIGVMHLAGKIFDSCKENFATGQKKKEKYSIKGETSFFNLNNLDEREEIYYQELRLAALLHDIGHGPLSHLFDEFAISKDAFLKIVNLSSVLQNYYIGFEKLIIANNNKVEHEIISCAFVFILIDELKNENINDVDKFSPSAKVIIENLKAERIVKLIEPDFENLLELTDSKDNNYTSFFSRIITSFPIDADRMDYLLRDSYFSGVTYGIYDINRIFASFMATIDSDKNVCLAYKESGLDSMLRFIQSRSHLYNQVYFHKTNRSANSMLAYASTSSKKRGTKLLDKKKTIQSLMDFYIRNSDEVFLNYTVKKEVSVEEVEKEVLEDLLKRKLFKRVYQVKIILTKDKFGDFDKIKSLKENINKKLTQLVSNKIYATTDIYQNKTFKDSDLKCILIAQKSSGKYDFKSKWENVNKEFSFMNMNVVMVRIYLRRTFISSSDFEQKKKIILDSVSAEIYELEKYANA; translated from the coding sequence ATGATTGACAATTACAGAGATAATTATTACGGAAGCATCCTAGATCCATTGCATGGTGATATTAAATTATCAGAAATCGAAAAATGGATAATAAAACAGCCTATTTTTACGCGGTTAAGAAGAGTAAAACAAAACACATTTTTGTATTATGTATTTCCTTCTGCAAACCATACAAGATTTGAACACTCCATAGGAGTAATGCATTTAGCAGGAAAAATATTTGATTCCTGTAAGGAAAATTTTGCCACGGGACAGAAGAAAAAAGAAAAATATTCCATAAAAGGCGAAACTAGTTTCTTTAATCTAAATAATTTAGATGAACGAGAAGAAATCTATTATCAAGAACTAAGGCTGGCTGCACTTCTTCACGATATCGGCCATGGCCCTTTATCCCATCTTTTTGATGAATTTGCAATAAGTAAGGATGCTTTTTTAAAGATTGTAAATCTCTCTTCAGTGCTTCAAAACTACTACATTGGATTCGAAAAGCTTATTATAGCCAACAATAATAAAGTGGAACATGAAATTATATCATGTGCATTTGTCTTTATTTTGATTGATGAATTAAAAAATGAAAACATAAATGATGTAGATAAATTTTCACCTTCAGCTAAGGTTATCATTGAGAATTTAAAGGCTGAAAGGATAGTAAAACTGATTGAGCCTGATTTTGAAAATCTACTAGAGCTTACAGATTCAAAAGATAATAATTATACCTCTTTCTTTTCCCGGATAATCACATCTTTTCCAATTGATGCTGATAGAATGGATTACCTTTTAAGGGATAGTTATTTTTCAGGAGTAACCTACGGTATTTATGATATCAATAGGATTTTCGCCTCCTTCATGGCAACTATCGATTCTGACAAAAATGTATGTTTAGCTTATAAAGAAAGTGGATTGGACTCAATGCTGAGATTTATCCAATCCAGATCTCATTTATACAATCAGGTGTATTTTCATAAGACAAATAGATCAGCTAATTCAATGCTGGCCTATGCAAGTACCTCGAGCAAAAAAAGGGGAACAAAACTCTTGGACAAAAAGAAAACAATACAGTCTTTAATGGATTTTTATATTAGAAACAGTGATGAAGTTTTTTTAAATTACACTGTTAAAAAAGAGGTAAGCGTAGAAGAAGTCGAAAAAGAAGTTTTAGAAGATTTATTGAAGAGAAAATTATTCAAAAGGGTCTATCAGGTAAAAATCATACTCACTAAAGATAAGTTCGGTGACTTTGATAAAATAAAAAGTTTAAAGGAAAATATTAATAAAAAACTAACTCAACTGGTTTCCAACAAGATATATGCAACAACAGATATTTATCAAAACAAGACTTTTAAGGATTCGGATCTAAAATGTATTTTGATAGCACAAAAAAGTAGCGGCAAATATGATTTTAAATCGAAATGGGAAAATGTCAATAAAGAGTTTTCGTTCATGAATATGAATGTCGTAATGGTAAGAATCTATTTGAGAAGAACATTCATAAGTTCGAGTGATTTTGAACAAAAAAAGAAGATAATTTTAGATAGCGTTTCTGCAGAAATTTATGAATTGGAAAAGTATGCAAATGCATGA